One window of the Streptomyces sp. TS71-3 genome contains the following:
- a CDS encoding NADPH-dependent FMN reductase: protein MPDSPLNLAVIIGSVREGRFGPTVANWFVRQTEGHENIEVDLIDLADGPLGTSAPAMNPDDRMMDGIKQLTPRLAAADAFVVVTPEYNHSYPGSLKNVLDWHNLQFQAKPVAFVSYGGISGGLRAVEHLRQVFAELHAVTTRDTVSFHNAGAQFGPDGEPLDPEATSAAAKVLLDQITWWGQALKEARAKAPYGS, encoded by the coding sequence ATGCCGGACAGCCCGCTCAACCTTGCCGTCATCATCGGAAGCGTCCGCGAGGGCCGCTTCGGCCCGACCGTGGCGAACTGGTTCGTGCGCCAGACCGAGGGCCACGAGAACATCGAGGTCGACCTGATCGACCTGGCCGACGGGCCGCTGGGCACCTCGGCCCCGGCCATGAACCCCGATGACCGGATGATGGACGGAATCAAGCAGCTCACCCCGCGCCTCGCGGCGGCCGACGCCTTCGTCGTGGTCACCCCGGAGTACAACCACAGCTACCCGGGTTCGCTCAAGAACGTTCTGGACTGGCACAACCTCCAGTTCCAGGCGAAGCCGGTGGCCTTCGTGTCGTACGGCGGCATCTCGGGCGGCCTGCGGGCGGTGGAGCACCTGCGCCAGGTCTTCGCCGAGCTGCACGCCGTCACCACGCGCGACACCGTGAGCTTCCACAACGCCGGCGCCCAGTTCGGCCCGGACGGAGAGCCCCTGGACCCGGAGGCGACCAGCGCCGCCGCCAAGGTGCTGCTGGACCAGATCACGTGGTGGGGGCAGGCCCTCAAGGAGGCCAGGGCGAAGGCGCCGTACGGCTCCTGA
- a CDS encoding TetR/AcrR family transcriptional regulator, which yields MASRIFQERGYEKTSLREIADGVGLTKASLYYHFKTKEDILVSLLEGVGRELDELIAWGRQAPRTLGTGRELLTRYSAIFGEAGPVFSILQQNQATMSELAIGREFSDRTEALSLLLRDADAPLSEQIRCVSALLTLHFGTFALQHLEGEPEEKRRHLLDAAVELLSSAYAGRPEREGTA from the coding sequence GTGGCGTCGCGGATCTTCCAGGAGCGCGGGTACGAGAAGACGTCGCTGCGCGAGATCGCGGACGGCGTCGGGCTCACGAAGGCATCCCTCTACTACCACTTCAAGACCAAGGAGGACATCCTCGTCAGCCTGCTGGAGGGGGTGGGCCGGGAGCTGGACGAGCTGATCGCCTGGGGCCGTCAGGCGCCGCGCACGCTGGGGACCGGACGGGAACTGCTCACCCGGTACAGCGCGATCTTCGGCGAGGCGGGTCCCGTATTCAGCATCCTCCAGCAGAACCAGGCCACCATGAGCGAGCTGGCGATCGGCCGGGAGTTCAGCGACCGCACCGAGGCCCTCTCCCTGCTGCTGCGCGACGCGGACGCCCCGCTGTCCGAGCAGATCCGCTGCGTGAGCGCGCTGCTGACCCTGCACTTCGGCACGTTCGCCCTCCAGCACCTGGAGGGGGAGCCGGAGGAGAAGCGGCGGCACCTCCTCGACGCCGCCGTCGAGCTGCTGAGCTCGGCGTATGCAGGGCGCCCGGAGCGCGAGGGGACGGCCTGA
- a CDS encoding ScbR family autoregulator-binding transcription factor: MLTRREILRAAGEVFGDLGYEATTISDILTRAGVTKGALYFHFSSKEDLAQGLLNTQVECVPEPPDTGLFLQAVIDRGMILAHLMPRDPLVRGSARLAVDIQKWPGAQEWRPHAEWTKAAAHDLRLARDHGELLPHADVEEIAELLVGSFTGLQLMSQVVSGLTDLEERASVLFRTVLSTVTRPAVLGRLDMAPGRGGRVVKLIEEAESAGQTSGTASGTASGTSSAAASGAISVPAPATASEAGAGTISEAAPATATGSAPGTTSGESAAGPAVLDRAAPAPAP, from the coding sequence GTGCTGACTCGCAGGGAGATCCTCCGGGCGGCCGGGGAGGTCTTCGGCGACCTCGGATACGAGGCCACCACGATCTCCGACATCCTCACCCGGGCGGGGGTGACCAAGGGAGCGCTCTACTTCCACTTCTCCTCGAAGGAGGACCTGGCGCAGGGGCTCCTCAACACGCAGGTGGAGTGCGTTCCCGAGCCCCCCGACACCGGGCTGTTCCTCCAGGCGGTCATCGATCGGGGAATGATTCTCGCCCATCTGATGCCCCGCGACCCGCTGGTGCGCGGCAGCGCGCGCCTGGCCGTCGACATACAGAAGTGGCCCGGGGCACAGGAGTGGCGGCCCCACGCCGAGTGGACGAAGGCGGCGGCGCACGATCTGCGGCTGGCGCGCGACCACGGAGAGCTCCTTCCGCACGCCGACGTGGAGGAGATCGCCGAGCTGCTGGTGGGCTCCTTCACCGGCCTCCAGCTGATGTCCCAGGTGGTGTCCGGCCTGACGGACCTGGAGGAGCGGGCCTCGGTGCTCTTCAGGACCGTGCTGTCGACCGTCACCAGGCCGGCGGTCCTCGGCCGGCTCGACATGGCCCCGGGCCGCGGCGGCCGGGTCGTCAAGCTCATAGAGGAGGCGGAGAGCGCCGGACAGACCTCCGGGACGGCATCCGGCACGGCTTCCGGGACGTCCTCCGCAGCGGCCTCCGGAGCGATCTCCGTGCCGGCTCCCGCTACGGCCTCCGAAGCGGGGGCCGGAACGATCTCCGAAGCGGCTCCCGCGACGGCCACCGGATCGGCCCCTGGAACGACCTCAGGGGAGAGCGCCGCAGGCCCCGCCGTCCTCGACCGCGCCGCGCCGGCGCCCGCTCCCTGA
- a CDS encoding SpoIIE family protein phosphatase: MARRLGVATRMGRTPGGFAHSAPDVPAPAVALLDSDGTVLAWGGGCERLLGLRAEDVLGRPARALLADPDEPVPWSRAAGAVGHRGNEQAVGGEVAVTHRDGRVLRLVVEIVGLTGPDGLRCWAVAVTRMPEGEDACEGESALLDRSPLAVAVWDTDMRLVWANRASMEVTGLSGPGSEGSTTLRVLRGFDRTTTEPVYREVLSSGEPVADHVVRWVSPEDGREVVFSSSMYPLAPRDGATLGVCSVSLDITQSWERERLALLGRAAHRIGTTLDVMTTAQELADMTVPVLADFTAVDLAEAVPLGGEPLERMSTAKQGVPVFRRAGLATVRRGSPEAAFAVGEVVYAPSNSPFLTVLREDRSYLEPVLETGPGTWLERDPRRQRIVRETGTHSMMMIPLRARGTILGLVVFGRSENVVPFSRDDLLLAEELCVQASLSLDNARRYTRERTAALALQRSLLPENLSGGAAVDLASRYLPSDRHEGVGGDWMDAIELPGGRIALVIGDVVGHGIHAAATMGRLRTAVHTLAVLDEPPAKLLGHLNEVTARLAESGTWSRDYPSITGASCLYAVYDPAAGVCTLARAGHPPPMLVTPDGRARVVDTPVGPPIGTDSGEYESVELELPVDSLLVLYTDGLVESRHMDIDAGLDRLLAALRNPPADLDELCSRVIDRTTTQSPQEDDVALLVARTRAVTPTMPPTPHW, from the coding sequence ATGGCGCGCAGGCTCGGAGTCGCTACCCGTATGGGGCGGACGCCCGGCGGGTTCGCGCACAGCGCGCCCGACGTTCCCGCACCCGCCGTGGCCCTGCTCGACTCCGACGGAACCGTGCTGGCCTGGGGCGGCGGCTGCGAGCGGCTGCTCGGCCTGCGTGCGGAGGACGTGCTCGGCCGGCCCGCGCGGGCGCTGCTGGCCGATCCTGACGAGCCGGTGCCGTGGTCGAGGGCCGCGGGGGCCGTGGGGCACCGGGGCAACGAGCAGGCCGTGGGCGGGGAGGTCGCGGTCACGCACCGTGACGGCAGGGTCCTGCGGCTGGTGGTGGAGATCGTCGGGCTGACCGGTCCGGACGGCCTGCGCTGCTGGGCCGTCGCCGTCACGCGGATGCCGGAGGGCGAGGATGCCTGCGAGGGGGAGTCGGCGCTCCTCGACCGTTCGCCGCTGGCGGTGGCGGTGTGGGACACCGACATGCGGCTGGTGTGGGCGAACCGCGCCTCCATGGAGGTGACGGGGCTCTCCGGCCCGGGCTCCGAGGGGTCCACGACGCTGCGGGTCCTGCGCGGCTTCGACCGGACCACCACCGAGCCGGTGTACCGGGAGGTGCTGTCGTCGGGGGAGCCGGTCGCCGACCACGTGGTGCGGTGGGTGTCGCCGGAGGACGGCAGGGAGGTCGTCTTCTCCTCCTCGATGTACCCCCTCGCGCCCCGGGACGGGGCCACGCTGGGCGTGTGCAGCGTCTCCCTGGACATCACCCAGAGCTGGGAGCGCGAGCGGCTGGCGCTGCTCGGCAGAGCGGCCCACCGGATCGGCACGACGCTCGACGTGATGACGACGGCCCAGGAGCTCGCGGACATGACCGTGCCCGTCCTCGCCGACTTCACCGCCGTGGACCTGGCCGAGGCCGTGCCGCTCGGAGGGGAGCCCCTGGAGCGCATGTCGACGGCCAAGCAGGGGGTCCCGGTCTTCCGCCGCGCGGGTCTGGCCACCGTACGCCGGGGATCGCCCGAGGCCGCCTTCGCGGTGGGCGAGGTGGTGTACGCGCCGTCCAACTCGCCGTTCCTCACGGTGCTGCGCGAGGACCGGTCCTATCTGGAACCGGTCCTGGAGACGGGTCCCGGGACCTGGCTGGAGCGCGACCCCCGCCGCCAGCGGATCGTCCGGGAGACGGGCACGCACTCGATGATGATGATCCCGCTCAGGGCGCGCGGCACCATCCTCGGCCTCGTGGTGTTCGGCCGCTCCGAGAACGTCGTCCCCTTCTCGCGGGACGACCTGCTGCTGGCCGAGGAACTCTGCGTCCAGGCATCACTGAGCCTGGACAACGCCCGCCGCTACACCCGCGAGCGCACCGCCGCCCTCGCCCTGCAACGCAGCCTGCTCCCCGAGAACCTGTCGGGCGGAGCCGCGGTGGACCTGGCCAGCCGCTACCTGCCCTCCGACCGGCACGAGGGGGTCGGCGGGGACTGGATGGACGCCATCGAACTGCCGGGGGGCCGGATCGCGCTGGTCATCGGCGATGTCGTGGGACACGGCATCCACGCCGCCGCCACCATGGGCCGGCTGCGCACCGCGGTCCACACGCTCGCCGTCCTGGACGAGCCCCCGGCGAAGCTGCTCGGCCACCTCAACGAGGTCACCGCCCGGCTCGCGGAGTCGGGCACCTGGTCCCGGGACTACCCGTCGATCACCGGCGCGAGCTGCCTCTACGCCGTCTACGACCCGGCCGCCGGCGTGTGCACCCTGGCGCGCGCCGGCCACCCGCCGCCGATGCTGGTGACGCCCGACGGCCGGGCGAGGGTCGTCGACACGCCGGTGGGCCCGCCGATCGGGACCGACTCCGGAGAGTACGAGTCCGTCGAGCTGGAGCTTCCGGTGGACTCGCTGCTCGTCCTCTACACCGACGGCCTCGTGGAGTCCCGGCACATGGACATCGACGCGGGGCTCGACCGGCTGCTCGCCGCGCTGCGGAACCCGCCCGCCGACCTCGACGAGCTGTGCTCCCGCGTCATCGACAGGACGACGACACAGTCACCGCAGGAGGACGACGTGGCCCTCCTGGTGGCCCGCACCCGTGCCGTCACCCCCACCATGCCCCCGACCCCGCACTGGTGA
- a CDS encoding carboxymuconolactone decarboxylase family protein, which yields MPFLPSLPDNATVMDVLRAFPEPAGPLVDYQQVVLRGPSPLSVGERELIAAYVSGLNACRYCHGVHGAVAEAFGIEEGVLAALLADVASAPVDDRLKPLFAYVRKLTETPGRMAAADAEAVFAAGWEEKALYDAVSVCALFNFMNRIVEGFGITAPDSYFAVAARRLSSDDGFTAYRGPVPRDPE from the coding sequence GTGCCCTTCCTCCCCTCCCTGCCCGACAACGCCACGGTCATGGACGTGCTGCGCGCCTTCCCCGAGCCCGCCGGCCCCCTGGTCGACTACCAGCAGGTGGTCCTGCGCGGCCCCTCCCCGCTGAGCGTCGGCGAGCGCGAGCTGATCGCCGCCTACGTGTCGGGACTGAACGCCTGCCGCTACTGCCACGGCGTGCACGGCGCGGTCGCCGAGGCGTTCGGGATCGAGGAGGGCGTGCTGGCCGCCCTGCTGGCCGACGTCGCCTCGGCCCCGGTCGACGACCGGCTCAAGCCGCTCTTCGCGTACGTGCGCAAGCTCACCGAGACCCCCGGCCGGATGGCCGCGGCCGACGCCGAGGCGGTGTTCGCGGCCGGATGGGAGGAGAAGGCCCTCTACGACGCGGTGTCGGTGTGCGCCCTGTTCAACTTCATGAACCGCATCGTGGAGGGCTTCGGCATCACGGCCCCCGACTCGTACTTCGCCGTGGCCGCCCGCCGCCTCTCCTCGGACGACGGGTTCACCGCCTACCGGGGGCCTGTTCCGCGGGACCCGGAGTGA
- a CDS encoding DUF6282 family protein — translation MASTDSTHGTHGTDSTQTTHGTRTPHGTADRAPGAPGIHGTHGTHGSGDTELPTAADDGDPMNADAELMAEARLRRPDAAPGDRFLAAYRARMGYKAEPLHPPAVHGVEGAVDIHCHAHEGQQDALAVAKLAAASGMGGLLFKSTMGLRRTDVAGPAGVVREVDDALRRWCDGTGVAPVSLWAGWITSFSRGLPKPEAARQQLEDGAKAVWMPVFRSANTMSKVGGMPIWWGGSTDPNEWSDPLPWPQALKVGEYTLDGHGKLKPEYREVFRMVADHDVMVSFGHATHDEIFAMADLVRDLGITKAVVDHPFSPFIDLSLDQMRELTSAGIHMNFTYDEISPLLGVNPADMCATIQALGTGHVTLSSDAGEPLFPNTVEAMRLVIAHMRAFGLTEEQTREISVVNPGRLMGVG, via the coding sequence ATGGCGAGCACGGACAGCACGCACGGCACGCACGGCACGGACAGCACGCAGACCACGCACGGCACGCGGACGCCACACGGCACGGCGGACCGCGCCCCCGGCGCCCCCGGGATCCACGGCACCCACGGCACCCACGGCTCGGGCGACACGGAGCTGCCGACCGCCGCGGACGACGGCGACCCCATGAACGCCGACGCGGAGCTGATGGCCGAGGCCCGGCTCCGCCGCCCCGATGCCGCGCCGGGAGACCGCTTCCTGGCCGCCTACCGGGCCCGCATGGGCTACAAGGCGGAGCCGCTGCACCCCCCGGCGGTGCACGGGGTGGAGGGCGCCGTCGACATCCACTGCCACGCCCACGAGGGCCAGCAGGACGCGCTCGCCGTGGCGAAGCTCGCCGCGGCCAGCGGCATGGGCGGGCTGCTCTTCAAGAGCACCATGGGCCTGCGCCGCACGGACGTCGCGGGCCCCGCCGGCGTGGTGCGCGAGGTGGACGACGCGCTGCGCCGCTGGTGCGACGGGACGGGCGTGGCGCCGGTCAGCCTGTGGGCGGGCTGGATCACCAGCTTCAGCAGGGGGCTGCCCAAACCGGAGGCCGCCCGGCAGCAGTTGGAGGACGGGGCCAAGGCGGTGTGGATGCCGGTCTTCCGCAGCGCGAACACCATGAGCAAGGTCGGCGGCATGCCGATCTGGTGGGGCGGCAGCACCGACCCGAACGAGTGGAGCGACCCTCTCCCGTGGCCGCAGGCCCTCAAGGTCGGCGAGTACACCCTGGACGGGCACGGGAAGCTGAAGCCCGAGTACCGCGAGGTCTTCCGCATGGTCGCGGACCACGACGTGATGGTCTCGTTCGGGCACGCCACGCACGACGAGATCTTCGCCATGGCCGACCTGGTGCGCGACCTGGGCATCACCAAGGCGGTGGTGGACCACCCCTTCAGCCCGTTCATCGACCTGTCGCTCGACCAGATGCGGGAGCTGACCTCCGCGGGGATCCACATGAACTTCACCTACGACGAGATCTCGCCGCTGCTCGGCGTGAACCCGGCCGACATGTGCGCCACGATCCAGGCGCTGGGCACCGGGCACGTGACGCTGTCCAGCGACGCCGGGGAACCGCTCTTCCCCAACACCGTCGAGGCCATGCGCCTGGTCATCGCCCACATGCGGGCGTTCGGGCTGACCGAGGAGCAGACCCGCGAGATCAGCGTGGTCAATCCCGGCAGGCTCATGGGCGTCGGCTGA
- a CDS encoding MFS transporter yields MSARRQGRSAARRAAFGLGSLLVVAGVALHVPSYLMARDDHYMMAGMAMGTAMTTGMVLIVAGLVAAAWGLLPTRPEIAARAAAAPAARYAALDTAEFTGAHRTLVTVLTVALVVDTMKPASLGFVVPGMREEYALTPDQASLLPLVAIAGTVAGSLLWGWLADIYGRRSTVLMSALMYVATSICGFMPSFEWNLVMCCLMGMAAGGMLPTVYSLMSETVPARRRGWIVVAQSGLSAAVGYLLASGCSTLFVPDYSWRVLWLLGLPTGLLLLVLRRWIPESPRFLIASGREDEAAEVMARFGIRAVPEAGTPAAPAAVPQPAPNRITPLVSPAFRRQTGVIMLFGVSWGMVNWGFITFLPSFLTSAGAGTNASSLLFTSSVFAVPAAVLAAVLYARWSSKKAMVCYALATAAVLAGFAVARPERSGHGGVLLVLTTLLLSAAGGMIALLAPYATEVYPTALRATGSGVAAAGSKAGGLFGPMLLSSAPRIESLSLVCALPVVAAGLALWRYGRETTGRPLVESATGAAPAGLAEAPAET; encoded by the coding sequence GTGAGCGCGCGGCGTCAGGGCCGGTCGGCGGCGCGCAGGGCGGCGTTCGGCCTCGGCTCGCTGCTGGTGGTGGCCGGTGTCGCGCTGCACGTGCCGTCCTACCTGATGGCCCGCGACGACCACTACATGATGGCGGGCATGGCGATGGGCACCGCCATGACGACCGGCATGGTGCTCATCGTGGCCGGCCTGGTGGCCGCCGCGTGGGGCCTGCTGCCGACCCGCCCGGAGATCGCCGCACGCGCCGCGGCGGCCCCCGCGGCGCGGTACGCCGCCCTGGACACCGCCGAGTTCACCGGCGCCCACCGGACGCTGGTGACCGTGCTGACCGTCGCCCTCGTGGTGGACACCATGAAGCCCGCCTCGCTCGGCTTCGTCGTGCCCGGGATGCGCGAGGAGTACGCGCTCACCCCCGACCAGGCGTCCCTGCTGCCGCTGGTCGCGATCGCGGGCACGGTGGCCGGCTCGCTGCTGTGGGGCTGGCTGGCCGACATCTACGGCAGGCGCTCGACGGTGCTGATGTCGGCGCTGATGTACGTCGCCACGTCCATCTGCGGGTTCATGCCGTCGTTCGAGTGGAACCTCGTGATGTGCTGCCTGATGGGGATGGCGGCCGGCGGGATGCTGCCGACGGTGTACTCGCTGATGTCGGAGACGGTGCCCGCGCGCCGCCGGGGCTGGATCGTCGTCGCGCAGAGCGGCCTCAGCGCGGCGGTGGGCTACCTGCTGGCGAGCGGCTGCTCGACGCTGTTCGTGCCGGACTACAGCTGGCGGGTGCTGTGGCTGCTGGGGCTGCCGACCGGGCTCCTGCTGCTGGTGCTGCGGCGCTGGATCCCCGAGTCGCCGCGGTTCCTCATCGCGTCGGGGCGCGAGGACGAGGCGGCGGAGGTCATGGCGCGCTTCGGCATCCGCGCGGTGCCCGAGGCGGGCACCCCCGCCGCTCCCGCGGCCGTCCCGCAGCCGGCGCCGAACCGGATCACCCCGCTGGTGTCGCCGGCCTTCCGGCGGCAGACCGGGGTGATCATGCTGTTCGGCGTGAGCTGGGGGATGGTCAACTGGGGCTTCATCACCTTCCTGCCGAGCTTCCTCACGTCCGCCGGGGCCGGCACGAACGCCAGCTCGCTGCTGTTCACCTCGTCCGTGTTCGCGGTGCCCGCCGCGGTGCTGGCCGCGGTCCTGTACGCGCGCTGGAGCAGCAAGAAGGCCATGGTCTGCTACGCGCTGGCGACCGCGGCGGTGCTGGCCGGCTTCGCGGTGGCCCGGCCCGAGCGGTCCGGCCACGGCGGCGTCCTGCTGGTGCTCACGACGCTGCTGCTGAGCGCGGCGGGCGGCATGATCGCGCTGCTCGCGCCGTACGCGACGGAGGTGTACCCGACGGCGCTGCGGGCCACCGGAAGCGGCGTGGCAGCCGCCGGCAGCAAGGCGGGCGGGCTTTTCGGACCGATGCTGCTCAGCTCGGCACCGCGCATCGAGAGCCTCTCGCTGGTCTGCGCCCTGCCGGTGGTCGCCGCGGGCCTCGCGCTGTGGCGCTACGGCAGGGAGACCACCGGCAGGCCACTCGTCGAGAGCGCCACCGGCGCCGCCCCGGCCGGCCTGGCCGAGGCGCCCGCCGAGACCTGA
- a CDS encoding alpha-hydroxy acid oxidase: MDESVKGAAVDESPSTREFLSTREFEPVARELLDPVHYDYFAGGAQDEITLRANEAAFARLRLVQRILRGRSALDLTTTLLGHRTTAPIMLAPTAFHRLAHPDAERATARAAAAAGMIMIAAMLSTVAIEDMAAEARKTADDPHLWFQLYIQRDMGFTRALVERAQDAGCSALVVTGDSPALGRHVRNDRNGFHDLPPGIRCENLRSLRADEPGHVRQVDLSPELSWDHLEKLREMTDLPLVVKGVLHPEDARIAADLGMAAIVVSNHGGRQLDTAPATIAQLPRVVEAVEGRLPVLLDGGVRRGTDVAKALALGAAAVAVGRPVVWGLTVGGEEGVARVLAMLRDEFAHTLTLCGCATPAELGRDMVVTEEAA; this comes from the coding sequence GTGGACGAGTCGGTGAAGGGAGCAGCCGTGGACGAGTCGCCGAGCACACGAGAGTTCCTGAGCACGCGGGAGTTCGAGCCCGTCGCGCGAGAACTGCTGGACCCGGTGCACTACGACTACTTCGCCGGGGGCGCCCAGGACGAGATCACGCTGCGCGCCAACGAGGCGGCGTTCGCGCGGTTGCGCCTGGTGCAGCGGATCCTGCGCGGCCGGTCCGCGCTGGACCTGACCACCACCCTGCTGGGCCACCGCACCACCGCGCCCATCATGCTCGCGCCGACCGCCTTCCACCGCCTCGCGCACCCCGACGCGGAACGGGCCACCGCGCGTGCCGCCGCCGCGGCCGGGATGATCATGATCGCGGCGATGCTGTCGACGGTGGCCATCGAGGACATGGCGGCGGAGGCCCGCAAGACCGCCGACGACCCGCACCTGTGGTTCCAGCTCTACATCCAGCGCGACATGGGGTTCACCAGGGCGCTGGTCGAGCGGGCCCAGGACGCCGGGTGCAGCGCGCTGGTCGTCACCGGCGACTCCCCGGCGCTCGGCCGCCACGTGCGCAACGACCGCAACGGCTTCCACGATCTGCCGCCGGGCATCCGGTGCGAGAACCTGCGGTCGTTGCGCGCGGACGAGCCCGGACACGTCCGGCAGGTCGACCTCTCCCCCGAACTCTCCTGGGACCACCTGGAGAAGCTGCGGGAGATGACCGACCTGCCCCTCGTCGTCAAGGGCGTGCTGCACCCGGAGGACGCCCGGATCGCCGCCGACCTGGGCATGGCCGCGATCGTGGTCTCCAACCACGGCGGGCGCCAGCTCGACACGGCGCCCGCCACCATCGCGCAACTGCCGCGCGTGGTCGAGGCGGTGGAGGGCCGGCTGCCGGTGCTGCTGGACGGCGGGGTGCGCAGGGGCACCGACGTCGCCAAGGCGCTGGCGCTGGGCGCGGCGGCGGTCGCCGTGGGGCGCCCCGTGGTGTGGGGCCTCACGGTCGGCGGCGAGGAGGGCGTGGCCCGGGTCCTGGCCATGCTCCGCGACGAGTTCGCGCACACCCTCACGCTGTGCGGCTGCGCCACCCCGGCCGAGCTCGGCCGGGACATGGTGGTCACCGAGGAGGCGGCGTGA